A single window of Sporosarcina sp. FSL W7-1349 DNA harbors:
- a CDS encoding ABC transporter substrate-binding protein, with product MKKSLFICLLFITSVLLFGCNTQSAENTGTSPTESKSEDTKTLNLALFWLDPNIEPTEGWNGWTLSRLGIGESLVQYDENMELKPVIAESWEQVDETTTVFQIRDGVKFHNGNPVDAEAAKKSIERALQISDRDDVKFPVESMTAEGQVLTIKTEKPFATLVNNLADPVFTIVDTTAADSKDFKYKPVATGAFQVVKFTPDVGLTLHKHEEHWSGAIGVDVVNVKYIQDASTRSMALQSGEIDFATQLGAKDLSLFENNKDFNVQKGPNLRIFLLRLNMEKPYMKSLEFRQALSYGMDKETYATKIVNGIPAKGPFNELLSFGHKGEDTYGYNPEKANELLDQAGFVDTNGDGIREADGENIVLKFVSRTNHGSDANNIGTAMQAQYKEIGIGVEVIQVENYEDMAKSGNFDLIWERWTSAPTADAQYFLEASFTTGSAGNHGKYSNEQLDEIITQLSNTMDKASRDQLGMDGAKILMEDVSSLFLYYQEGTVVTRKNVEGVHRYISELYYIDERVKVN from the coding sequence ATGAAAAAAAGTCTTTTTATTTGTTTGCTTTTCATCACAAGTGTCCTACTCTTTGGGTGTAATACGCAAAGTGCCGAAAATACCGGAACGTCGCCAACAGAAAGCAAGTCGGAGGATACGAAGACATTAAACCTAGCATTGTTTTGGCTGGACCCGAATATTGAACCGACGGAAGGATGGAATGGCTGGACCTTATCTCGTTTAGGGATTGGAGAGAGTCTTGTCCAATACGATGAAAATATGGAGTTAAAGCCGGTGATTGCTGAATCTTGGGAGCAAGTGGATGAAACAACTACTGTTTTTCAAATTCGTGACGGAGTGAAGTTCCACAATGGAAATCCGGTCGACGCCGAAGCTGCCAAGAAATCCATTGAAAGGGCATTGCAAATCAGTGATCGGGATGATGTTAAATTTCCGGTGGAATCAATGACGGCAGAGGGGCAAGTGCTAACTATAAAAACGGAAAAACCGTTTGCGACTTTAGTAAACAATTTAGCGGATCCGGTTTTTACGATCGTGGATACGACGGCAGCCGATTCAAAGGATTTTAAGTATAAGCCTGTTGCAACGGGGGCTTTCCAAGTAGTAAAGTTCACTCCGGATGTCGGCTTAACGCTTCATAAGCATGAAGAACATTGGAGCGGGGCAATCGGTGTAGATGTCGTCAATGTGAAATATATCCAAGACGCCTCTACCCGGTCAATGGCATTACAATCTGGGGAAATCGATTTTGCTACTCAATTAGGAGCAAAGGATTTATCCCTATTTGAGAACAACAAGGATTTTAACGTTCAAAAAGGGCCCAACTTGCGGATATTTTTATTGCGATTAAACATGGAAAAGCCTTACATGAAAAGTTTGGAATTTAGACAAGCCCTTTCGTACGGGATGGACAAGGAAACGTATGCAACAAAAATCGTCAACGGGATTCCAGCCAAAGGCCCTTTTAATGAGTTGTTGAGCTTTGGACATAAAGGAGAAGATACATACGGTTATAACCCTGAAAAGGCTAATGAATTGCTAGACCAAGCTGGATTTGTTGATACGAATGGGGATGGGATCCGAGAAGCAGACGGAGAAAATATTGTGTTAAAATTCGTTTCGCGAACGAATCATGGAAGTGATGCCAATAATATTGGAACGGCTATGCAGGCTCAATATAAAGAGATTGGAATTGGTGTAGAGGTCATTCAAGTAGAAAACTATGAGGATATGGCCAAGTCCGGTAATTTCGATCTAATTTGGGAAAGGTGGACATCTGCTCCAACTGCGGATGCGCAGTATTTCTTAGAGGCCAGCTTCACCACGGGAAGTGCCGGGAACCATGGGAAGTATTCTAATGAGCAACTGGACGAAATTATTACACAGCTTAGTAATACAATGGACAAAGCTTCGCGAGATCAACTCGGCATGGACGGGGCTAAGATATTAATGGAAGATGTCTCCTCCTTGTTCCTTTATTACCAAGAAGGAACCGTCGTAACAAGAAAAAATGTAGAAGGCGTCCATCGATACATCTCGGAACTTTACTATATCGATGAGCGGGTAAAAGTGAACTAA
- the nikC gene encoding nickel transporter permease, with protein sequence MKTRKRKNVWFKIVLAIAVVFILLAIIAPIFAPHDPLKTDFARILEAPSLEYPLGTDQVGRCILSRILYGASVSLGMTSLLLSIVTILGVTIGVISGLFGGIVDTIIMRITDTVLSFPDIVFAIAIVGVLGPGMKNTIIAFSIVWWTKYARLTRVLVWEVKNNEYIQAAKMAGAGKMKLVTHYIFPNISSSFIVQFVIDIGGIMLALAGLSFLGLGVQTPTPEWGNMLNEGRAYLQTAPWLLIFPGIAIFTVVAIFNTLGDLARDVLDPKHT encoded by the coding sequence GTGAAAACACGAAAAAGGAAAAATGTTTGGTTCAAAATTGTCTTAGCCATCGCCGTTGTCTTCATCCTATTGGCTATTATTGCTCCTATCTTTGCTCCTCATGATCCATTAAAAACAGATTTTGCTCGGATTCTGGAAGCACCTAGCCTAGAGTATCCCCTTGGAACCGATCAAGTGGGGCGCTGCATCCTTTCCAGAATCTTGTATGGTGCGAGTGTTTCTCTCGGAATGACGAGTCTGCTGTTAAGTATTGTGACGATTTTAGGAGTGACGATTGGGGTAATTTCAGGACTGTTTGGCGGAATTGTCGATACGATCATCATGCGAATTACCGATACGGTCCTGTCTTTTCCTGATATTGTATTCGCCATTGCGATCGTGGGAGTACTAGGACCAGGCATGAAGAATACTATTATCGCTTTTTCAATCGTATGGTGGACAAAGTATGCAAGACTAACCCGAGTACTTGTTTGGGAAGTCAAAAATAATGAATATATCCAAGCCGCAAAAATGGCGGGGGCGGGGAAGATGAAGCTGGTCACCCATTATATCTTTCCGAATATCTCTTCTTCATTCATTGTCCAATTCGTCATTGATATCGGGGGAATCATGTTGGCCCTGGCAGGACTGTCATTTTTAGGTTTGGGAGTTCAAACACCAACTCCGGAATGGGGCAATATGCTCAATGAAGGAAGAGCTTATCTGCAAACTGCTCCGTGGTTATTGATCTTCCCTGGAATTGCTATTTTTACAGTAGTTGCTATTTTCAATACGCTTGGAGATTTAGCTAGAGATGTATTAGATCCTAAGCATACTTAA